A genomic stretch from Chitinophagaceae bacterium includes:
- a CDS encoding SusE domain-containing protein, whose translation MKLLNKLGLIMLLVVFAFAACEKAPDLTYYKNGTAVVLTASKTTVAPAPSDSANVVVSFSWTSPKYEQDSSLYKFILEIDSAGRNFAKKTSKIVNGTLNMSFTGKQLNDMLADFGFTPGQSFSFDIRMISSYGNNNERLVSNVIKVDIKSYLIPITLVPSSSSPLVLLVSNASNSAVSFNWNASNFGSNTILYALQLDTAGGNFVTPQVKQLGTAYTTGFTVNDLNTMAIAAGVIGGSTKNVQFRVVSYLGSYSKPMVYSNAVTISVTTFTPVPSALYIVGDATPGGWSNPVPLPSQQFSRINAVSYGIVVNLTAGKSYLFLPLNGNWDHKYGGTSATGGALLADGAVPGSNTPAPATSGMYQIVVNFQTGTYTVTPFATVIPDNLFIVGGATDGGWANPVPVPSQQFTRIDAVTYGIITNLKAGDSYLFLPVNGDWAHKFGGTSATGGTLLADGAVPGSNTPSPATTGLYQILVNFQTGTYTVTPHTGFVPVPSNLYIVGDATAGGWNNPVPVPAQQFNRINLTQFELTLPLIGGKSYLFLPLNGDWTHKFGGASASGGALLADGAVPGSNTPAPAVSGTYKIVVDFAANTYSVKLQ comes from the coding sequence ATGAAACTATTAAATAAACTCGGCTTAATCATGCTGCTTGTTGTTTTTGCTTTTGCAGCGTGTGAAAAAGCACCCGACCTTACGTATTATAAAAACGGAACGGCGGTTGTGCTTACTGCTTCTAAAACTACGGTGGCACCTGCTCCTTCAGATTCAGCAAACGTTGTTGTTTCTTTTTCATGGACCAGTCCTAAATACGAGCAGGATTCTTCCTTATATAAGTTTATACTGGAAATTGATTCTGCAGGAAGAAATTTTGCTAAAAAAACATCAAAGATTGTTAATGGCACACTTAACATGTCATTTACCGGCAAACAACTCAACGACATGTTAGCCGACTTTGGCTTTACACCTGGTCAGTCTTTCAGTTTTGATATAAGGATGATTTCTTCTTACGGCAATAACAATGAACGGTTAGTATCAAATGTTATTAAAGTTGATATTAAATCTTACCTGATTCCTATTACACTGGTGCCTTCTTCTTCAAGTCCACTGGTTTTATTGGTAAGCAATGCTTCCAACTCTGCAGTTTCTTTTAACTGGAATGCAAGTAATTTCGGTTCAAATACTATCCTGTACGCATTGCAGTTAGATACGGCGGGAGGTAATTTTGTTACCCCGCAGGTAAAACAATTAGGTACGGCATATACTACAGGATTTACAGTTAATGATTTGAATACAATGGCAATTGCCGCCGGGGTTATTGGCGGTTCAACCAAAAACGTTCAATTCAGAGTGGTAAGTTATTTAGGAAGCTATAGTAAACCTATGGTTTATTCAAATGCTGTTACAATCAGTGTTACTACATTTACGCCCGTTCCATCTGCTTTATATATTGTTGGAGATGCAACACCCGGTGGATGGAGCAACCCTGTTCCTTTACCATCTCAGCAGTTCAGCAGGATAAATGCTGTTTCTTATGGCATTGTTGTTAACCTCACAGCAGGGAAAAGTTATTTGTTTTTACCATTAAACGGAAATTGGGATCATAAATATGGGGGAACAAGCGCAACCGGAGGAGCATTATTAGCAGATGGTGCAGTTCCCGGCTCTAATACGCCAGCCCCTGCTACTAGCGGGATGTATCAGATTGTAGTCAACTTCCAGACAGGAACATATACTGTGACACCTTTTGCAACTGTCATTCCGGATAATTTATTTATCGTTGGGGGAGCTACAGACGGTGGCTGGGCAAACCCTGTTCCGGTACCATCTCAACAATTTACAAGGATAGATGCAGTTACATATGGCATTATAACTAATCTTAAAGCAGGGGATAGTTATTTGTTTTTACCGGTTAATGGTGATTGGGCTCATAAATTTGGCGGTACAAGTGCAACCGGAGGAACATTATTAGCTGATGGTGCAGTTCCCGGTTCTAATACACCTTCGCCGGCAACTACGGGCCTTTATCAGATATTGGTGAATTTTCAAACAGGAACCTATACCGTTACTCCACATACCGGATTTGTTCCCGTTCCTTCTAACTTATACATTGTAGGTGATGCTACTGCCGGAGGCTGGAATAATCCTGTTCCGGTTCCAGCACAACAATTCAACCGTATTAATCTTACACAGTTTGAACTAACACTTCCTCTTATTGGTGGAAAGAGTTATTTATTCCTGCCACTTAATGGCGACTGGACACATAAGTTTGGTGGTGCAAGCGCCTCTGGTGGGGCTTTATTAGCTGATGGTGCGGTTCCGGGTTCTAATACGCCTGCGCCTGCTGTATCGGGTACTTACAAGATTGTTGTAGATTTTGCTGCAAATACTTACTCTGTAAAACTTCAATAA
- a CDS encoding isoprenyl transferase, translated as MSSLREQLNPERLPQHIAIIMDGNGRWAKEHGQDRLYGHYHGVESVRDIVEGCAELGVKYLTLYAFSTENWDRPAEEVTGLMELLVDTIRKETAILHTNNIKLHVIGDIKMLPDYAQKELQESVDDLKNNTGLNLIMALSYSSRWEIVNAIRNIATDVKDGRLDPAAIDQDTIKDYLTTREFPDPELMIRTSGEYRISNFLLYQLAYAELYFTNVRWPEFRKENLYEAILDFQKRERRFGKTGEQVKTEEHETQS; from the coding sequence ATGAGTTCCTTGCGTGAACAATTGAATCCGGAGCGTTTGCCGCAGCATATTGCCATCATCATGGATGGGAATGGCCGTTGGGCAAAAGAACATGGTCAGGACAGATTATACGGTCATTATCATGGAGTGGAAAGTGTGCGTGATATTGTGGAGGGCTGCGCTGAACTGGGAGTAAAATATCTTACCCTGTATGCATTCAGTACAGAAAACTGGGACAGACCTGCTGAAGAGGTTACCGGGTTGATGGAATTGCTGGTAGATACCATCCGGAAAGAAACGGCAATTCTTCATACGAACAATATCAAACTGCATGTAATTGGCGACATTAAAATGCTGCCCGATTATGCGCAGAAAGAATTGCAGGAAAGTGTGGATGATCTGAAAAACAATACAGGGCTCAATCTCATCATGGCATTGAGTTACAGCAGCAGGTGGGAAATTGTGAATGCAATCAGGAATATTGCAACAGATGTAAAAGATGGCAGGCTGGATCCTGCAGCAATTGATCAGGATACTATCAAGGATTATTTAACAACAAGAGAGTTTCCTGACCCTGAATTGATGATAAGAACCAGCGGCGAATACAGGATCAGCAATTTCCTGCTGTACCAGCTGGCTTATGCAGAATTGTACTTTACCAATGTACGCTGGCCCGAGTTCAGAAAAGAAAATCTGTATGAAGCAATTCTTGATTTTCAGAAAAGAGAACGCCGCTTTGGTAAAACAGGGGAGCAGGTAAAAACAGAAGAACATGAAACACAATCATAA